One window of Toxotes jaculatrix isolate fToxJac2 chromosome 19, fToxJac2.pri, whole genome shotgun sequence genomic DNA carries:
- the si:ch211-245h14.1 gene encoding uncharacterized protein si:ch211-245h14.1, whose translation MSTLLVKIKHSYHGAATVLQHAGFVSDSDIQSLNRADLNELFPGVENLRLRREIFDIIHKKNVLQKEPEGPFLNELLRSMAPTNRELLADYIHVLKDAKTQMENVLCCMNAHIDHLEDIWKNQADPQPDNDSLAGASDSDICHPLAPSNQEAQVKYQMIVSGKTFDAHLQLMEQVKGQYKGQDKVQFTESSQDCKIVIVFCPVVSRIGSDVEAAMTCVKDDKPVILVLMHHTRDPKCTTSRRTWTDGTHVVSQVNVFYHETKNGLLKCEQNDAAASEIRKELLKHCGVSASPGAELAPNSGGLFRMPTSVSSWFPNLTINHKS comes from the exons ATGTCAACTTTACTGGTGAAAATAAAGCACTCATATCACGGAGCAGCTACTGTACTCCAAC ATGCGGGCTTTGTCAGTGACTCAGATATCCAGTCCCTGAATCGAGCAGACCTGAACGAGCTGTTTCCTGGAGTTGAGAACCTCAGACTGAGAAGGGAAATCTTCGATATCATACACAAAAAG aatGTGCTCCAAAAAGAACCGGAAGGGCCCTTTCTAAATGAACTGTTGAGGT CTATGGCTCCAACTAATAGGGAGCTCTTGGCTGATTACATCCATGTTCTGAAGGATGCGAAGACTCAAATGGAGAATGTGCTGTGCTGCATGAATGCTCATATTGATCACCTGGAGGACATCTGGAAAAATCAGGCAGATCCACAACCTGACAATG ATTCTTTGGCAGGTGCAAGCGACTCAGACATCTGTCATCCACTGGCCCCCAGTAACCAAGAAGCACAAG TGAAGTACCAGATGATTGTCAGTGGTAAAACCTTTGATGCCCATCTGCAGCTGATGGAACAAGTGAAGGGTCAATATAAGGGTCAAGATAAGGTTCAGTTTACTGAAAGCAGTCAGGATTGCAAGATTGTTATTGTCTTCTGCCCCGTCGTTTCACGCATTGGGTCGGATGTTGAGGCAGCGATGACTTGTGTTAAAG ATGATAAACCTGTCATTCTGGTGTTAATGCATCATACACGTGATCCCAAGTGCACAACCTCTAGGAGAACATGGACTGACGGTACTCACGTTGTGTCGCAGGTCAATGTTTTCTACCATGAGACAAAAAATGGGTTATTAAAGTGTGAACAAAACGATGCAGCTGCCTCAGAAATACGAAAGGAATTACTGAAGCACTGTGGTGTTAGTGCTTCGCCTGGAGCTGAGCTGGCTCCCAACAGTGGGGGTTTATTCAGAATGCCTACCAGCGTGTCATCATGGTTTCCAAATCTGAcaataaatcataaatcatGA